A region of the Falco peregrinus isolate bFalPer1 chromosome 4, bFalPer1.pri, whole genome shotgun sequence genome:
CACTCCTGGACTCTTTTGTTTACCAGGATTAATTTGGGATCTGCCTTCCCATCACAATTGCTTTTAAACACATCGTTATGAGTAGAGGTTTATTTGCAACAggtgtgtttattttcattaggtgcatttattttctaactTCACAGCTAAACAGAACATCTTGTAACCAAGTTACTTCTAGCATTAGCTGGATGGTGTAAGGTACAAACTGGAACACTTAGGTTTAGCTCTTAAGTCATTGGTATCTCTTGAATAACGAGTACAGAGTTGTCACCTGCAGAAATTTTGTTGCGTGTACACAGTGTTGTGATGTGAGAGaatatgaatatttttcctCTACATTCCCTTAACTGGAAAGTATATTTTTTACACTAAAATTCTCAACTGTAATGTcataatcagaaataaaagttgtttttaaaaattttcaagttGTTGGCTGTGAAAAGGAATTTCAAATTTAAGTTTTACATTCATCATAAAACAGGATCAGTTTTTTGTGAATTCTAATCTAAATGAGTAAGAGCTTCAGTTCTCCTGcagatttctttcaaatgtttgaaaaaatCCTTAATCTGGAGCCATTAGTGTTCTAGAAAGTACTCTTAAGCATTCTTTTACAGCTGTACTAAGAAAACACAGTATCTTCTATTGACTAACTTTCTGACCTGGAAGACCAAATAGGTCTTTCTCTGAAGAGAAAATAGCAATGTTTTGATTAGCTCAGAGTCTTGATTAATGAAAAGCTGgcacttttttccttgctttgatAGACTGTCCTAGGAACTCTGAAGTAGCTTCTAGCTTGATTATGAGTCTAAGCCTCAGATGCCACACAACTGATTTGATGGGAATCTTCAGTCTCCTTCTGTTGCTTCTCTGTAACAtgagaaaatgttaattttgcttttagtttcGCCGTGAAGAAGATGCGGAAAAGGCTGTGATTGACCTGAACAATCGCTGGTTTAATGGACAGCCCATTCATGCTGAGCTTTCACCTGTGACTGACTTCAGAGAGGCCTGTTGCCGTCAATATGAAATGGGGTAAAAAGTGGCTTCCTCTTTGCCTATGACAGTATCTTTGACATGTTTGCACAGACCGGGTGGTTGCTTAGGTGTGGCTTTTATGTGTAGCTTAGTGTGAGAAGAAAACCACTTCAGGTAATGTTAATATGGAGGGCCTGCAGTGACCCTCTCTACTTTTGCCATCTATTTAGGATTTTGATCTAGAAATGAGTCAGTACCAGTATACTGGTTTTAATGTTGGAGGTGATTAACTTTTAGATGGCTAGAGGTTCACTAGGGCTTAGGACAGAGTGTAGAGCTCAGAATTTTAACTGTGCCTCTTTAATTCTGTTGCAGAGAGTGTACACGAGGAGGTTTCTGCAACTTTATGCATTTGAAGCCCATTTCTCGAGAGTTAAGGCGTGAGTTGTATGGACGTCGTCGTAAAAAGTAAGTTTGCTTTTAAGTAAAATTGAAACAGGGAAATTGAGGATTAATTGGTGAAAATTCTGAAGGCAAATCTTTAAACAAAAGTCCTCTTGTTTTTTCTAATGCAGTTCTGACACACCAATGAAAAGGCATCAAGTAAAGCTAGGAGTTGGCCAGTTTAGAACAAAGGAATAggtctttgtttaaaaaaaaagttacagtgaTTCTTGCTGTGCAGCGCTGTGTATGCTGAAAGTTGATGTGGCTTTAAGAGAAGGCAGGGTTCAAGAAGAATATTCACTGAGTTACTAAGTGCATAGGACCTACCTGTGGTTCAGATCTCCAAGCTGCAAACTGTTACAGGTGGCCATTATGTGGGAGAAGTACTGCTTTACGCCTCTTCtctattttattctcttctaaATGTATTTGCTTATGGCCTCTTTTAGAAGCAGGGTACTTGGCTATTGGGCATTTTGGCAGGATCAGATTGGCCACTTCCAGCATATTATGCACAATCAAGCGTATCTGTAGATTATATTCAAGACCCAACcttatttgtttttaacagttAATAGCTGATTTTTCTAGCCTGTATTCATTCCTTAGTAACAGGCAGTCACTGTATTGAGCTCACTTTTTATTAACACTAGCCTCACAATGTGACCCTTGATAGGAATTCTTACTAGGGCAAAGGAATAGTAATTTTGCTTAATGGCAAAAAAAGATTgtgataaatacattttattatgtattttttttacatttattaagGTACCTTGTAGAAGGGCGTATATCGTTGTTACTGTGATACCTGTCTTGTGGATGGGCCACTTTGAGCTGGATTCAATCTGCTTGCTTTTAGGACCTTGCTATTCAGGCTAGGCATATAACATTTTTGAGCTTCCTTTTATATAGAGCATAATTTTGTAGGTTTCTTCCCATCACAGAAGGAGCCTGAGATTATGAACATGTTTTTCCTACAAATGTCTCTAATTGGCAGTGTCTTAGAATTTGTGAGGATGAACTGAACTTGGGAAAATACAGATTGTGTTGCTTAGGCACATGTATTTGTGCCTAAATACTTTCCTAAGATATCccaattaatattaatttaaacttAAATGTAAGCTTTTAAGATGTCTGAATGATTTATGAAAAAGACAAAGTATGCTCTTGTATTAGccttttcatcatttttatgAATCTGAATCTGGATATCTGACTTAGTAACGCTAATTAAAAGTTACTACCTTTTACTGCAAGAAAGATCAGACTTGTGTGTTTGGCTTTGGACTATGATTGTTTTACTCATAGTCCAATTTCAGTCTGTggtaacacaaataaaatagcTGAATCCTCCATCCATTCTGTGTTTATTGGCCCTGTTTAAACTCTTCGTGCAGCTAAAGCTGTCACAGGTTAGCAGTAGGGcttggtataaaaaaaaataatattcagttCTCATGTCAGTGGGGTTTTACAAGTAGATTGTATAAACTAGACTGAGCTGAAAGTATTTCTACACAGAATGAAATACATCGTAGTCTTTTGAGTAGAAAAAAGGAGGGTAAACCAGAATTTTTGAGCAATAGGTTAATCTAGTAATTCTGGACAGCTCAGTGGTATGCAAGAGTTACGTATGTGTCTCTTGTTACAGTAAAATTTGTTGCCACACACACTCCAACCCCAAGACATCTTGCCGTGGAACAGTATTCTGCAAACTTAAGACTTGTGGCATTTGTTTCCGTGAGCTTTTTAGCTCTCTTGTAATTTCTACACCTATTTAAAACTGTACTGTTTACCTGTTTTATAGAATTGACTTTTCTAAAATGCTTAAAAACGTTCAAACCACTCTTTTCCTTGGCAAGTGCCGTATAAGCAGTAAATGCATAGTAGCTGTGTTAGCAGTACGTTCTCGGTGGTTTTAGCTTTCTTCCCGAATTTAAGTCATTGACCTCAGTGGCAGGGAAGATTATTTACAAATGCTGATGGCTTCTGGAAGGGGGGagagataggaaaaaaaaatagaaaagaaagataactGAGTTGCAATTACGAATTAATGCAGTTGATTTAATAGGAGTGGACTTACAAACAGCTGTAGGATTTTGCTGTGTGTTGTTAAGAGCTAGTCATAATTGCAAAAGCAGGTGTCcccttctcttgcttctttaATAGCTGTGTAACAGTGCATTTGGTTCCTCTACATGCCTTTCCTTGAGTTTTGCACATCTGTTCTAATGGGTGACTGGCAGCGAATAGTGGAGCCTTTTAACAGCATGTGTTGACTCCCCAGTACTGAGTTTGTTCAGTTTGTAAATACATGGTTTTGCAGCCTGAGTACCAATCTGCCAATCCTTCTAATGCCACGTTGTCTTTCTTCTGCCTCATTACTTACGTGCTTAAGAGTTCCACTGTGTGGTACTACAAGTAAATTGCGGAGTGTAATGAAACAATAAAATGTTCAAACTTTCTTTGAAGGCATAGATCCAGGTCGAGGTCCCGTGAACGTCGATCTAGATCCAGAGATCGTGGTCgtggaggtggtggaggaggaggaggacgtGAACGTGATAGGAGGCGGTCAAGAGATCGTGAAAGATCTGGTCGATTCTGAGCCATGCCATTTTTACTGTATGTCTGCTAGAAAGTGTTGTAGTTTGACCAAACAAGTTcataatgagattttttttaaagatgggcTTCTGAATAAAAAATTTGTAGTGATACAGTATTCTTTGTGTAACTTGTTTCTTGTGGGGGGAGTCTTTTTAACTGTCATTCCTCTACCTTGACAAATACCTGGATTAACTATGCCTGAGGGAAAGCTGGTAAATGTATTGGAGGAGCgccagttttggttttgtttttggtttttttcttttattcgGGTATAATTTGAACTGTTgatgaaaatgtgtgtgtatataatataaaatattatatacaTAGTAAAAATAATATACTGCTTAAGAAACAGTTACTCACATAAGTTTCCCTTTTCTGCTATGCTGTCTGCTTATTTAGGTTAGTTTAGGCACATTTAAAAGGAAGGCTgtgcaaaatgcatttatttaccAAGTAGAAACGCTTAGTTACAAAaatgtatgtttgtttgttaCCAGAAGTCTGTGCTCTGTCTATCAATGTGACTGTGGCATTTACAATAAATCCAATTTCTTGGTGTAAAATCTAAAGCCTTTTTTCTAAGCACTCTGGAGTAGTTGAATTGCTACTCCTGGCTGTGCCAGAGTTGATagttcaatattttttttatgattgttGACTAAATTCCTTGTCTTTGGCTGGAAAGAAAGTTGCCTATTGCAGTgtggaaaaaaagtagtatttttattGCAATTCATACTAGGCAAGTgagttttttaaagaaaccttaTGCCCCGTGCAACATGATACATAGGATTTATTGAAGGAAACGCAAGGTCCTAAATACAAGGACCAAATTTCTTAACAGACTGATTTCCTACCCTCTACCCCATGTTATCTTAGCTGTCATTtattgaaaagcattttgttaGTGTTCAAGGTCATAGGAAACTAATCAGATGctagtggaaaatattttttttcccacctttaCTTGCTTTTTGATAGTCTGTTGTGCAATAAAAGCTCATGGATAGATGGCAGTTTCTTCATAAACtatatttttttgtctgagTTAATTGCACGATAGCTATGTATCGTAGGTTGTGCATCCCTTAAGGAGTTAAAGCTCTAATTGAAGCATTGCTAGAACATCTTGAGAGGCAATTTGTACAATGGCTGACTTGCAGTTTAACTTCATTCatgtctgcttttatttaaagtgtAGCTGTAAGAAATTTTGGTCAGTGGTTGTATTTCTGCAAGATACAACTTCATGTATGTGAGCTACATAATACTATATAGCTTTCCAATGGGGGAGAGAATTCACTATTGCTTTTTTAGTTCCAAGTCGGGTAACTTGCTAAATGATAAATGTGATTATTTAAATctctattattaaaaaaaaaaaaaaaagaaataaaagaatatggAAGCATTACATACCTAGATTAACAAACCAGCTTCTCTGCCTCCAAAATAAGTGTAAAACCATTTTGCTCACTGGAACTTGGAGTGGgcaaacagcactgaaaaattagCTTTTCTAAATGAGTCTGCTTTGCTTCTTACAACTAAATTCTTGCACCAATTTAATGGCACTGGATGGTTTAGCCAACCAGACTGTGGAACTTTGCCAgtaagctttttgaaaaaatgcatCACTCTATGTGAAGATGGCTTCACTGCTTAGGTTTTGTTGCAAGTACATAAATCAAAGtatgctttcttttcactggAAGAAATTGAGCAGTGCGTGGCAATAAATGGCTGAATTGAAACCTGTGGTATTTCTGCTAGGCATTAGGAATTTAACATTGATTATTTAGTTCTTGCAGTTTACAGGGTATTAATCCAGTTCCATTTCCTCTTCAGTGAGATTTAGGATTGTTAGTGAGCTAATTTCAAGCTCTAGATCAAAAAAGGTGAGGCTAGTCTTCccgtttatttttttaaaaaagggatcTAGTACAATGTGGATGCTGTTTTAAAAGGTTTAAGATCATTTTTACACAGATTAATGACACAAACTGATACGTTCCATAAACAAGTCAGTTTTAAACTAGTATAAATGTGTCCCTGTAATAGCTTTCATCTGTTTTATCTAAAGCCTCTTAAACTGCAGGTATAGTTTTGTGTGAACACATAGCAGAATGTtgatttcccccctccccccagtgcAATTTTTCTTAAGAAAGCACCCTTGAATTCCACCACATGCATCATCTTGTGGTCTGATTGCACAGCTGCACAAAAATTAACCATGTAACTGGAATATGTCATAATGGGCACTGAAAGTAATGGATTTTACTGGAtcattgaaggaaaaaaactcgTGCATTGATCGTTACCTGATTGTGTAATGATTACTTAGTGACAGCATTCAGCATATAAACTAAGCTCATGACATATCTTCAGTTAGGTCCACCTTTTAAGACTGTATACTAGCAGTAAAATTCAtcaaatttgaaattaaactgTACAAACTTGGTTGAACATTTAAACATGGTAGTCAACTGTATTGGGTGACTGATACAAACCACGTGAAAAATCCTACCTCCCCCTTCTGTTGCTCACGATGTCTTAAGAGTaaggtttgaggtttttttcccctcctccccaaggTACCTACTTCTCACAAATATTTCATCGTTGACTCTTCTGTTAAACAGTGGATCTTAATTTATGGAATTCCTTTACCTCAAATAAGTGACAGCatacagtattttctgaagtCTGAGTCAATTTGGTTGAAACTGTTAATCCCAAGTGGCTTCCTCTTCTTTGTATTAGGCTCTTATTCTGTGAAAATGCTGCTTGTCCATTAATATGATGTATGTTGAGACTGTAAAACCAAATGGAGAAAACTTGTtcaaaataaagcctttttttataAGAATCTGACAAAAATTATCCCTTTCCTTTAGATTGGATGCTGTTTTTCTAAATGACTAATGAGGATGTAGACTGCGAATTTCAAATTCTTAGCTCTTGTCTTGAGCTATTTTGGGAGTGATTCCTTGCCTTCTGTATATGTAGAGCTGGTGGAGTAAGTCttcaactaaaaaaaccccaccaccccatGATTCATTCTAAAACTATGCACAGGTATTTCTGAATTCATCCAATCAGCCAATGTAACTTTTTTCACAAATGTctccaaattattttactttttgcgATACTCATTTTGTTAAATCCACATGAATGGAAAATGGAGCGTGTCTCCTGAACTCTGTGGACAGTCCTTTCTTGTCAGCGATGTGCTTATCAGTCACAAACATCTAATCCCCTGTTAATGCATTTCACGTTTTATTCCTTATAAAATTATAACCTTCAGCAAGAAGAACCTATACCGCAGTCCCTGTAGTATGTCAGCGGCAGTGGCAGAACCACTTCAGGAGGCTCCTGTTCTCCTGCTGGAGGTTACTGccaaaaaaaagtgttaatttaATTGATCTAAAGTTTCAACTGTAAATTGGATTTGTGGAATCGGGTTGAATAATGGAATGTAAGAAACCAGACCTGCTGCCAACAGACCAGCTCCAGTAGCTAGTGGCTTCATTTCAACATAAGCAcacccttccccttcccagttTGCATGTATCTGTTAGAGATGCAAATGCCTGCTGCTTAGCGGTGCTCTGATAGCCACCAGGTTCACTactttttcataatttcagtGTTGGTGTTTGCTTTCTGACAGATTGTTTTGACAGGACCAAAGGCAAGTTGCTTGCATTCATAcatcagcagagcagaaaggcgGTAACTCCTGATGAAATGGTGGGATGCAAGTGAGGCAGGGGGCAGCAACTTCTCGGGTGAGCCGGAGCCCTGTAGCAGCTTGCGTGAGTATGGTTGCCCATTTGATCCAGTaccttaaaaatattcagagctATACAAGTTGTTCCCGCtaggaagagaaaattaatacaATTCAGGTGTTCCATTTGGGACAAACCCATGCATTTTTGACAAAGGTATGtacagcactttttttcctgagcactGTGAAATCAGTGTGCTGTAGGCCACTTCCAGCTCTTGGTTTCCAAAATTGCATGTTGGTTAGGTCtggaggggggtggtggtgggaaatagtttctgctctggtttcAGTGAGCTGCAAGATAAGTTGGGAGAAAGGTAGCAGACAGCGATCAAGCTGGTTTTCCTGCctctttgtttttcacaggGAAGCCTATAGTCTACCAGGCTTGGGCCTGCTGTGCTTTTGCCAGCACCTGGCTTGATTTCAAGTCTTGCTACCTATGCAGCTGAACATTGGACGTGTTTCAGATCTTTCTTCCTGGAGCTGTCTGGGATTCCtgccaggcagagggagggagggagctgtcTGTGCACCAGTCTGCCTCCTGGGCTGAGAGCTTTTGGGAAGAGCCAGCGGGAGCAACCGCTCCTCCCTTTTCTACCCACCCATTTCCCTTGAGAGCTAATACTGCTCATGTCAAGGGAAAGATGAGAGAAAGCTTCACGGATCAAGACAGTCCTGCATCTTCCatcatttctttcctctctaGTGATCACAAAGGATGCTTCCTCTACTGCTTCTTGTGTTGTGGAGGCAAGTCCTGGAGCAGTAGGAGGAAGAGACTTGATAAAGGAACTCTGAGGCAGGAAACAAAGAACCGATTTCTGGATAAAGCACAAGTGGAAAGTGAGCAGATTGCCTTACTGATTTTGGGATTGCATGCAACATTAATTGTTGCATTGCGGGACTGGGGATGGGCGAGGGAAATTCCAAAGTCTAAGAGAGGCCAAAATCTGACCAAGTAATAGTCTCATTAATGCCTGGGCTAGTCTTGTCATTTCAGAGGGGTTTGACTCATTATTTTTGATCCTTTCATGTGACCATGTTGACCACAACAGAGACATTTAATTGCCCTTCTTGATCTGCCTCCAAGGAGGCAAGCCTATGGTCTTTGGGAGAATTCTGTGATTCTTAAACATGTGTGGTGTTAGCTGTAACaccttacaggaaaaaatatcttcagcaAAGGGAATAGCTCTGTAgtgaagagggagcagcagaTTACATCCTCCTTGTAGTACTAGTAGATGACTCAAGCAAGATTTCTGACAGTCTCTCACTCCACCCTGGTATCCAAGCTGGGTTATTACAGTCTGCATAGGTGGCTTGTcagatggaagaaaaactgCCTGCATCACTGGGCTTAAGAGGGCAGTGACCACTGGGCTTAAGAGGGCAGACGGTTCATACCCTCCCTGGAGACCAGCTGGGAGTACCATATGGGTCTGTGCTGGTATCTGtcctgttttaatatttttatccaTGACTTAGAGGAGAAAACGAGTGTGTCCTCCTCAAGTTTGTGGATGATGCTAAACTGGGGTGGTGCACCTGACACACAAGAGGGTGAGATAGTCATCCACAATGACCTGGACAAGCTGGAGAGATGGGCCAGAAGGAACATCATGAAATTCAGCAAGGACAAAGTCCTACTTCTTGGGTGGACCAACCCTGGGCAGGGCATGGGCTGGGGACTGCGAGGTAGGGGAGTAGCTCTGCAGGTAAGGCCCTGGGAGTCATGGTGGGCAGCATGTTGGACATGAGGCCACAATTATCCTGGGAGCAAAGAGGGCCAACTGCATCCTTGGTGGGATGAGCAGGGACAATGAACACACTGAGGGAAGTGATTATCCTCCTCTACTTGGCACCCATTAGATCACATCCAATACTGGCTATTGTTCTGGGCCCCCAGTATGGAAAAGACATTGGGAAGTTGGAAGTGAGCTCAGGGTGGGGGAGAGGGCCTCCAAGACAATCAGGGGCTGGAGTGGTGGCCCTGTGAGGACAAGCCAGGTGAGGAGGGCTTGCTTAGCCTGGGAGAGGGGTGACTTTGGGGGAATCTAATAGACACCTCCCTGTGCCTACAGGGAGGTCAGCAAGACGAAAAGTCAGGATCTTTACTCAGGTCATAAACTGAAAGAGGTGAAGTTCCAGCTGGGTCTagggaaaacattttccctttgaGGATAGTCAGGCACTGGACTAGCTGCACAGTCTGTCTCCTGGGAGGCCTTCCTGGAGACCTGACTGGACAAGgcctgagcaacctgggctgACCTCTAGGTGAAcgctgctttgagcaggagacTGGGCTGCAGATGTcccaaggtcccttccagcctgagcAATATTGTGGTGTAGATGTTTAGCCTAAATCCTCATTGCTGTAACTTTGACCTTTTCCACTTTCTCCTTCTCTAAAGGAACATGAAAAATGGTTTATCCCCTTCTTCACTGCCCTTCAGCTAAATGAAGAGAGTTCtgccttttttcagttttctcttctccaaaaAACTCCACTTCTTTCAGTCTTTACTCCTGGGCCATGTTTCTCTCTACACCTTGTATTACTCAGGCCATGTCCGACGTGGGCCACAtcttttttgaaatacagcattCCAGATGGGATGTGGTACCTCAAAAAAGTGCACCAGTGCCAAGAGTGCCATGTGTCCTGCAGGCTGTATTCCTGTTTGCATGACCCTGTAcgatgtttgcttttttcacaACAGCAGGGCCTTGTTGACTCACACTGAGTTTGCACGGCACTATAGTCATACCTTCCACTCTACACAACTACTGTCCAGGTAGTGGCTACTCGACCAGTGAACTGCGCCTGCCTGGCTGTAAAATTTTGCATGTCCTTATTGACCAGCTTCCTATTTTACTTCCTTATTTCTCCAGTCTGTCAAAGATCATTCTGAACTATGATTCTGTCCTCCAAATTGTTTGCAGTCTCTGCCATGCAATTAAAATATGGAGTGGCTCTTCTTGggctgctttttctgccttggGAGCTTGTGCCATAGCCTTGTGCTCTCCCTTCCCAAAAGGGCTCTGGCTGCCACCAAAGCACCATTGGTTCTTTGGGCAACTTCATTAGTTGCACACAAAAAGCCTCCTCCACCTGATGTTCCTGCTTCAGAGATCCTACAacagcatttactttttttctccctccctttgaTCAGTGATTGCACTTGTCCAAGGGATCTCACTCCTCGACCTTTCAGTCTTCAGCATGTCTAGTCATCACGGATACAAGAAACAACATTCTCTGCTTGCTGATCTTAAACatgctgtttatttctgtgctaATATTCCACTCAGCGTCACATTGCCACTACAATGATCAAATAGTTTTTATTGTATACCAACCTTCACTGCAACTCCTCTTGTTCCTTGGgtgaaaaataatcttaaacTTTGTCACATCACAGGAAATAGATGAAGTGGCTCCACTTATGCAATTGGTAGTGATGTGCTGATTTATGGGAGTTATTCACAAGGCTGGGTTGAAGACCAATCTAAGTGCCCCAGTGTCCCACTGACTGGGCTCGGCCATAATGGATCTAATCGTGGGGTGGAGAAGAGGTTTGTGTATTCATTCCCAGTCACTATGACcgattttaataataattaatgcCAATGGCACAGGTGGGTCGCTGTGGCTGTGGAAATCTTTTAAGGCAGGGGTTTTTCTTTACATCAAAACTGCCATTTTCATGCAAGTGTTGCCAGTTTACCTTCACCTGTCTGCTGCCATGGTGAAGGAGACTGAATTTCGAGTGCAGAGCTGTGGTGCAATCCCTCTCATTAGCCTCACACATTATGTTCGGATAGTTTCCAACACGCCTAGTGCTGCTACTTGGTCGTACAAGTCTCCTCAGAGGTATctgttttacattttacagGATCTGGCAAATCCATCTGTGCTGCCGATTTCATATCTTGACACCCATCTGCCTGAAGTTGCAGTGGTTGCTGCAAGGCTGGCACTTCTGCAGACAGAACAGCTGACTCAGTGCCTCTTCCCTCAGTCCCTTCTGGAAGGCACAAAAGGTATGGTTATGCCTCCTTATCTATCCTCTCTGGGTACGACTGCAGTTTTCAAACACTTGCACCCTGTTCCAaatattcatgtatttttttttcactgtgctttgcGGCTGGGCCTCACGTGTGCCCTGGTATCTTACAGTTTTTCTGATACCCATTTCAAAAGCCAGCTGTAATTAACATCACCATTTTCACACTGCATTCCTCTTATGCCATTCTGTAATTTAGCTGCACGAAAGGCAAGCTAGAATCTGATCCCACCTGCTCTTCCAATTGATGTTTTTCCAGTGGGGTTAATGGTTACTTGTGCAAACCTCACTTTATATGCATATTTCAGACATAATTAGTGAGGCAAGCTGTGATTTAAAGTAAATTATTGTCATGTTTAACAGCAGGATTTTCTAGTAAATCTTTCCTTAGGAAAATGAGAATATCAATGTGGGATTCAAAGTAGGTTTATATCTACATTGGTCCAGAAAGGGGCAGGgaaaaagcaatgtaatttGTCATCAACATGAATTTTTCCCTATaatttttatggatttttagCATATGTAATGAAACAGCTGCCTCAGTGTCTATTTATTTAAGGCAAATATAAAATACCTGGCTCTtctcttggtttgtttttcctgtgttttttcataCATTTCACTCCACATTCTAGTCATGGTCCATTTTTGTACTAGAGAGACCCTTGGCTTTGGAACTAAGACTAGTCATTCAGCTTCAGACCAGTCACATCCAGTTGTAAAGTCTCTCCTGTATTTTTTACGACTTGATTAAAACATCCTGTTCCttatatgttatttttatacagTATGCAATACCCTCTAAATAGCTATACGACATAGTATCTCTATGTACAGATGGAGACATACCATTGTCTCCACTCCTTGGATTACCTAAAACCTAAAACACATGGAACACTTCAGGGTGAATCATGTTCTAAAATAAAGCTACCTtgaattgcttttctctttattggtattttttaaagatacagaagaaattGCTGCTTGGACTTTCTCCAGCCATAAGCTATGTTCTTGAGACTGTTTCATTCTGGTAAGGTAAGCCTTTCCAGTAGCTCATACTTTCATGAAAGGAttggtcttttattttttaactttctgaaCAATCTGGAGCACCTTGTGGTTGTCAAGAATTATTATGAGACAATTTGCACTGAGTAGATTAAATTCACCTGCACCCTGTGTTATACATTATAAAGCTCCGTTCACAACAGTGCAGATGCAGACATTGTGGCACTGAGAAACTTCCCAGGCAAATATCTCATTGTCACGTTCTCAGACACCATCAGAAGAGTAATAATTACATCAAAGCGAAATAACTACCCATTGCACTGGTGCCGTAAGAACTTAGGGAGACAAAGCCAATCTGGCTAGGACACAGCCTCCCATGAGATGGCTGCTTCTCACAAGCAGCACACAGCTTGCCTCTGAGCCAGCAAGTGCACCAGCGGACAGGTGAGTGCCAAATTGTAGGCAGCTTGGGAGCTTCA
Encoded here:
- the U2AF1 gene encoding splicing factor U2AF 35 kDa subunit isoform X2, with product MAEYLASIFGTEKDKVNCSFYFKIGACRHGDRCSRLHNKPTFSQTIALLNIYRNPQNSSQSADGLRCAVSDVEMQEHYDEFFEEVFTEMEEKYGEVEEMNVCDNLGDHLVGNVYVKFRREEDAEKAVIDLNNRWFNGQPIHAELSPVTDFREACCRQYEMGECTRGGFCNFMHLKPISRELRRELYGRRRKKHRSRSRSRERRSRSRDRGRGGGGGGGGRERDRRRSRDRERSGRF
- the U2AF1 gene encoding splicing factor U2AF 35 kDa subunit isoform X3; translated protein: MAEYLASIFGTEKDKVNCSFYFKIGACRHGDRCSRLHNKPTFSQTILIQNIYRNPQNSAQTADGSHCAVSDVEMQEHYDEFFEEVFTEMEEKYGEVEEMNVCDNLGDHLVGNVYVKFRREEDAEKAVIDLNNRWFNGQPIHAELSPVTDFREACCRQYEMGECTRGGFCNFMHLKPISRELRRELYGRRRKKHRSRSRSRERRSRSRDRGRGGGGGGGGRERDRRRSRDRERSGRF
- the U2AF1 gene encoding splicing factor U2AF 35 kDa subunit isoform X1 — translated: METDVLGCTTNQHLARKRCCCKLACSRDQPVLTFRQLDFKKNGTNTILIQNIYRNPQNSAQTADGSHCAVSDVEMQEHYDEFFEEVFTEMEEKYGEVEEMNVCDNLGDHLVGNVYVKFRREEDAEKAVIDLNNRWFNGQPIHAELSPVTDFREACCRQYEMGECTRGGFCNFMHLKPISRELRRELYGRRRKKHRSRSRSRERRSRSRDRGRGGGGGGGGRERDRRRSRDRERSGRF
- the U2AF1 gene encoding splicing factor U2AF 35 kDa subunit isoform X4; protein product: MQEHYDEFFEEVFTEMEEKYGEVEEMNVCDNLGDHLVGNVYVKFRREEDAEKAVIDLNNRWFNGQPIHAELSPVTDFREACCRQYEMGECTRGGFCNFMHLKPISRELRRELYGRRRKKHRSRSRSRERRSRSRDRGRGGGGGGGGRERDRRRSRDRERSGRF